DNA sequence from the Tenacibaculum mesophilum genome:
CTCCTTCTACATTCGTTTTCGAAAATGTAAATGCTAAAGTATTAGTTAACTTCATCTTATCAGAAAGATCTGCTTTGTGATCTACAACAATATCTACTCCTTTTGTTTGAGTATCTACAGCATTTGCAAAAAATGCTGCTTGTGTAGCATTTGCTTGTTGGAACAATCTTTCTAACTCAGCGTCTCCATTATCATCAAAACTTCCTGTTAATATTACTCTGTCATCAATATTTATTATATATCCATCAACTGTAAACTTTAAGTTTGCACTTGGCACTTTTGCTGTAAATCCTGCCGAAAATCCAAAAGAAGTTTCTTCTTTTAATTTACCTATTCCTAAAATCCTTGCAACTCTCGAAGTGTTTGAAAACACCCCAACTTCATTTGGTATACCATCTACAAACAAGGTACTGGTTGAACTATAAGATATTTGATGTAGTGATGGTGCTCTAAACCCTGTTTGTAAACTAGCTCTTAAATTAAAGTTTTTAGAAGCTTTTACCCTAGATGCTACTTTTACATTTAAAGTACCTCCAAAATCTGAGAAATTCTCATAACGTACAGCTCCACTTAATAAAAAAGACTCTGTAACATCTGCTTCTACATCTATGTAACCAGCTATAGAATTTCTAAATGAGTTTACTTCATTTTCTGGTTTAAATCCGGGAAACACTTGAATACCCCCTGGTCTTGAGTTACCAAAAAAATCTTCAGGAACCATTGAGTTAGGGTCTGTCGGATCATGTACATTACCTAATGTATTGTATTGCGCGTAGGATGCTTCCTCTCCTGCTACGATACCATAATTTTCTAAACGATATTCAGCACCAAAAGCTATATTTAAACCAGACATTACGTCTTCGTAAAACTTACTAAGATCAATATTTGTTGTGTTTTCACATGAATAAAACCCACCTGAATTCGCTTCAAAAGGCGTTGAATTACCTAAAGATGCATTACTTGAATTGCTTATCAAATAGTTAAATTCATTTCTACCAAATGTATTTGAAAAATCTACATTCCAATCACCTAACTTTCCTTTTATTCCAACCGCATACGATTTGTCTTGAATGTTAGAATTTATTTCTGGTAAGAATCCATTCATATATGCTGGAGTGTATGCTCTAGATTGATTTGGCAACCTATAAAAACCTGCCGCATTACCATTTTTATAACTTAAGCCAGCATTACCATAAATAAACGTTTCATTTCCTAACGGGATTTCCATGTTCGCAAAAAATTGCGCTCCTCTTACCTTAGATTGCCCAACTCTCATATTAAAATCACTTCTTTTTAAGCCACGAGCTAACAATTCTGCTTCAGTAACATCAGCTCCTAGAATTGTTCGCAACTCTTCTTTTGTTTCAGTACCACTTAATGTAATACCCGCATCACCAGCATAATTAAAAATATCATCTAAATCATCATCTAATAGATTTGAAACATTATACCCATCTGCAGCTGCAACTCTTTCAATAGAGTTATATGCATTAAATATTGAACCTTCCCATTCTTGCATTCTATTAGTCCATCCTCTAAAATCAAAGTTTCCAGTAAAATTTATAAACCCACCATCTTTACCAATTGGCACCCCATAATTTAATCCCAAGTTTAATTTTTCTCCGTCTATCTCTCTTTCTGGACTACTTTCACTTGTAAAATTAGCACCTGTTGTTAGGTTAACTTCTAACTTATTTGTAGATTTTTTTAGGACAATATTTATGATTCCTGCAATAGCATCAGAACCGTATTGAGCGGCAGCACCATCTCTAAGAATTTCTATTCTTTCAATAGCCATTGAAGGAATTGTTGTCATATCTGTACCCACTGAACCTCTACCAAAAGTACCATTTACATTTACTAAAGCTGTTTTGTGACGCCTCTTCCCATTAATTAACACTAACACTTGATCTGGACCTAATCCTCTTAATGCTGCTGGCGCAATATGATCTGTACCATCTGAAATTGATTGAGGATTAGAGTTAAAAGAGGGAGCTGCATAATTTAAAATTTCTGTCACTGTAACTTGTGGTGCTGACTCTGTTAGTTTGGAAACATCTAACACATCAATAGCCACGGGAGAATCTATTGCGACCCTTCCTTTATTACGAGAACCTACAATTACTACCTCTTCTAAAGACTCACTTGATTCTTCAATTACAATTGTAAGATAAGAATCATCTGTAACTATTAATTCTTTCGTTCTAAAGCCCACTGAAGAAACTATAACAGTAGCAGGTAATTTACTTACTTTTAAAAAATATTCTCCATTATCATCAGTAGTTATACCATTAGTAGTTCCTTTTTCTATTACGTTTACAAAAGGCAAACCTATTCCATTAGTATCTGTAATTTTTCCTTTTATCGTTTGACCAATTATTGATGTAACCGACATCAATAAAACACAAACAAGTAGTTTTATTTTTTGCTTCATAACTGTATTTATTTTATTTTTTTATGTTAAAAAAGTTAATTTACTATAAACATACTAATATTTACAACTCGCAACAAGAATATATATAAATAAATCATTCACAACACATTAAGAAAAAAAAGAATATTCATTAAAACCAATAAGAAACCTATGTATTTCAATAAAAATTCAACCTTCTTAAAACTATCATATATTTAGAATTTCTTCATCCTAATTTCTTTTAAAAACATTTGTTATCTTTTACTACTATTTTAATCCATCACACGAACACTTTTTATAAAATAGTTGGATATAAATACATAACTTTTTTGGTGATTGAATTTACATCCTATTTATTATTTTTTATAAATGAAGAAATAGCTTATAAAAAAAGACACCTTAATAAGGTGCCTTTTCATTATCAAATATCACAATTAAAAACAAACTATATTGTTAATTAGCATTCTCACTAAATGGTGTTGGAAAGGCATCAATAATATTATCTCCTGATCTATCTAGTGGGATATAGGTCGAATTCAATCTATTTAAACGCCTTAAATCAATCCATCGATGTCCCTCCCCTAGTAAAGAGTATCTTCTTTGTTTTAAAACTTCTTCTACTAACTCGCTATCTGAAGTACCTCCAGAGTAATCTAGCAAACCAGCAGCATTTCTAACAATATTGATAGCAGTAATAGCCTCTGCATTGTTTGTACCTATATTAGCTTCAGCATACATTAAAATCAGTTCTTCATTCCTGACAAGATACACAGGATCTGTATTGCTTTTATACACAGAGATTTGATGCGTCCCTGTAAGCCCATCAAAAGAGGCAGGTTCACTTAACTGTATAGACTTACTAGAAACACGATTATCTCCAGATTCTGCATCTGTAATCCACGAATTATGAATTACAAAATTATTCCCTGTTTGTAATACATAAAATAAGTCATTCTTAATATCATTACCTGTCAATCCAAAAATATGAGATACCCCAAATGACATAGTGCCATTTAAATCTAAAAAAGAATCATTCAACATTGACAACACTTCTGACATATTATTTTGATATAGTGCAACCCGTGCAGCAATTGCCCTATTAAACTTTAAAAAACCGCTTGGTAAGAGAGGTAGCTTCTTACTTGAATCTGATGGATCCATAGGCTTTAAATCATTATACCCTGAGCTAAAAAGAAATAGAAAATTACTAGAAGAAGCTTCTAAATCGCTTTTAGCTTCATTTAATAAATTTTTTATTGCAACTAAAGCTTCATCATACCCTACAAAAGGGCCTAGGTTATCTGGATCTTCTACATCTAATCTAATTCCATTTGTATATTGCCTGTTTGCTGCCATTAAAAGAGCGTATGCCTTTATTGTCTTAGCATACCCATAATAAGAGTTTTTTTCTTCCTCAGAAAACCCTGCATTTGAGTTTTCTACAGCGGTAATTAAAACATTTGCTGCTTTAACAATTCTATACCAAGCCGCAAAAGAACGGGTTGTTAAAAATCCGTTATTATCTAAAGGTCCTTTTAAAATCTCTCCTGTATATCTTGGGTCTGCTTTAGACAAATCATAGTACTCTCTTGCTAAATAAGCTACCGTTTCATAATGAAAGTCTAAATCATTTCTCATTACAGCTTCCAAACCTACAGCCAAAGCTTCTACATCGGCCGCAGATGCTCCATCTACATAAGAGTCTAATGTAGGAGCATTTTGATTAGGCAACTCCTCTAATTCACAACTTTGAATAAAAGGAATAAAAACGATTAATATTAATTTATAGAATATATTTTTCATGATAATTTATTTTAGGAGATTAAAAGTTAACTTTTAGATGAAAATTAACAAATTTAGATGCAGGATAAGGAGTAACCTCAACATTATTAGCTAATACATTATTTCCAAAGTTCGATGCTTCAGGATCATAACTATTATAATCAAAAATATTGATTAAGTTTCTACCAGATATCCCTACTTTAACTTTTTCTACTCCTTTAAACACTCCTTCATCAAATGTATAAAAAAGACCTACTTCTCTTAACCGAAGATAACCCGCATCTTCTACTAATGGTGCTGTATTTCCTATTCCTATCTGCCCCAGTCTATAAGGCCCATTGGTAAGCGTACCTGTTGGGTCTAAATCAGTATCATCAAAATCCCATGTAGTTCCAGCATTATCATATAAAAAAGTTGTTAAATTAATACCGTCTCCTCCTTTTTTCCAGTGCCATAAAAATGATAAATCGAAGTTTTTATAACGTATGTTGTTTTGCCATGACATTTGAAAATCTGGTTCTGCATTACCATAAACAGCAAATCCATCTCCATCAGGATCAATTACAGCTATTTCTTCTGGAGTAAGTCCGCTAGGATAAGTCCCTACAATTTGCGTAGCACTCTTACCCTCTTGTATTAAAAAAGTTCCTAAGAAAGCCGCAAAACCTCCTTCTGTAAAGGCAGGAACGTCTAACTTATTAATTTTAGATTTGTTTTTCCACCATTTAAAGTTTGCATTCCAAGAAAAATCTTCTTTTTCAATAAAGTTCGCATTTAAACCTAATTCTATACCTGTATTCTCAAGCTCTCCTCCATTTTTAATTTTTCTTGTAAAACCAGATGATGTTGGAAAATTTTCTTGAATAAG
Encoded proteins:
- a CDS encoding TonB-dependent receptor translates to MKQKIKLLVCVLLMSVTSIIGQTIKGKITDTNGIGLPFVNVIEKGTTNGITTDDNGEYFLKVSKLPATVIVSSVGFRTKELIVTDDSYLTIVIEESSESLEEVVIVGSRNKGRVAIDSPVAIDVLDVSKLTESAPQVTVTEILNYAAPSFNSNPQSISDGTDHIAPAALRGLGPDQVLVLINGKRRHKTALVNVNGTFGRGSVGTDMTTIPSMAIERIEILRDGAAAQYGSDAIAGIINIVLKKSTNKLEVNLTTGANFTSESSPEREIDGEKLNLGLNYGVPIGKDGGFINFTGNFDFRGWTNRMQEWEGSIFNAYNSIERVAAADGYNVSNLLDDDLDDIFNYAGDAGITLSGTETKEELRTILGADVTEAELLARGLKRSDFNMRVGQSKVRGAQFFANMEIPLGNETFIYGNAGLSYKNGNAAGFYRLPNQSRAYTPAYMNGFLPEINSNIQDKSYAVGIKGKLGDWNVDFSNTFGRNEFNYLISNSSNASLGNSTPFEANSGGFYSCENTTNIDLSKFYEDVMSGLNIAFGAEYRLENYGIVAGEEASYAQYNTLGNVHDPTDPNSMVPEDFFGNSRPGGIQVFPGFKPENEVNSFRNSIAGYIDVEADVTESFLLSGAVRYENFSDFGGTLNVKVASRVKASKNFNLRASLQTGFRAPSLHQISYSSTSTLFVDGIPNEVGVFSNTSRVARILGIGKLKEETSFGFSAGFTAKVPSANLKFTVDGYIINIDDRVILTGSFDDNGDAELERLFQQANATQAAFFANAVDTQTKGVDIVVDHKADLSDKMKLTNTLAFTFSKTNVEGVNIPTAIENAGLSDVYFDPTSRIYLESAVPTTKGNLSHNLSVNDKWNIFLRNSYFGEVEEATNNDSPNVDTTFGGKVLTDISFGYNFNKTLSLTLGANNLFDVYPDENDPAFRSSGRFIYSRRSVQFGTNGRHLFARLRFVLD
- a CDS encoding RagB/SusD family nutrient uptake outer membrane protein, which encodes MKNIFYKLILIVFIPFIQSCELEELPNQNAPTLDSYVDGASAADVEALAVGLEAVMRNDLDFHYETVAYLAREYYDLSKADPRYTGEILKGPLDNNGFLTTRSFAAWYRIVKAANVLITAVENSNAGFSEEEKNSYYGYAKTIKAYALLMAANRQYTNGIRLDVEDPDNLGPFVGYDEALVAIKNLLNEAKSDLEASSSNFLFLFSSGYNDLKPMDPSDSSKKLPLLPSGFLKFNRAIAARVALYQNNMSEVLSMLNDSFLDLNGTMSFGVSHIFGLTGNDIKNDLFYVLQTGNNFVIHNSWITDAESGDNRVSSKSIQLSEPASFDGLTGTHQISVYKSNTDPVYLVRNEELILMYAEANIGTNNAEAITAINIVRNAAGLLDYSGGTSDSELVEEVLKQRRYSLLGEGHRWIDLRRLNRLNSTYIPLDRSGDNIIDAFPTPFSENAN